Proteins encoded by one window of Nicotiana tabacum cultivar K326 chromosome 10, ASM71507v2, whole genome shotgun sequence:
- the LOC107767431 gene encoding seipin-2-like: MDEQARICENAVDIDSNFLGLSCKDHKKSPNFLMNLMKYSLLVGAEKALLVRKSQEPFSCSSLSSWTDEETAREKRRNKGKSPLQDNKSCAIESCKEHFDMPKVVNSYPSGSYNTELSFDFTAFFTVMMFKLVGFQMNLLVRLFTFPISLMNYWIMILTLPFQTLTLAKEQLKKQLMNLGTKSWLSLMSFVFSQIKAQKSVLKLTVRFCWALFWAVYVCFLLVGLLVMGFVISGVTMRRLVEEPIETTKSLNFDYTKTSPVAFVPLASSAGLSTPLISKPKIVDRPIPYNHKLQLIVSLTMPESEYNRKLGIFQVRVDCLSADGKVTATSSYPSMLKFKSQPIRIVETAIKSIPLVTGFQSEVQNLKLVINDFTEGFEPTVCFKVVLEKRAEYQPEGAGIPEIYAAALHVESELPQIKRIIWLWRRTVFVWIGIMLFLTQLSFALIFCRPVLLPGRRLMTVLGTKKNAQKNKISW; this comes from the exons ATGGATGAACAAGCAAGAATTTGTGAAAATGCTGTTGACATTGATAGTAATTTTCTTGGATTAAGTTGCAAAGATCACAAAAAATCACCAAattttctcatgaatttgatgaagtATTCTTTGCTTGTTGGAGCTGAAAAGGCTTTACTGGTTCGAAAATCACAAGAGCCATTTTCATGCTCCAGCTTAAGTTCATGGACAGACGAAGAAACTGCTCGTGAAAAAAGGAGAAACAAAGGCAAATCACCTCTTCAGGATAATAAATCATGTGCAATTGAGTCATGTAAAGAGCATTTTGATATGCCAAAAGTGGTTAACTCTTATCCTTCAGGAAGTTATAACACTGAATTATCATTCGATTTCACTGCATTTTTTACAGTAATGATGTTCAAACTAGTTGGATTTCAAATGAATCTATTGGTAAGACTCTTcacatttcctatttctttaatGAACTATTGGATAATGATCTTGACCCTACCATTTCAAACACTAACCTTAGCCAAAGAGCAATTAAAGAAACAGCTGATGAATCTTGGCACGAAATCTTGGTTAAGTTTGATGTCATTTGTATTCAGCCAGATTAAGGCACAAAAATCTGTGTTGAAATTGACAGTAAGGTTCTGTTGGGCTCTGTTCTGGGCAGTCTATGTTTGTTTTTTGTTGGTTGGTTTGTTGGTAATGGGATTTGTGATAAGTGGAGTTACAATGAGACGTTTGGTGGAAGAACCAATTGAGACAACAAAGTCATTAAATTTTGATTACACAAAAACTAGCCCTGTTGCTTTTGTACCACTTGCATCATCTGCTGGTCTCTCTACTCCACTGATCTCCAAACCAAAAATTGTAGACCGGCCCATACCTTATAATCACAAGTTGCAGCTTATTGTTTCATTAACCATGCCTGAATCTGAGTACAACAGGAAGCTTGGGATTTTCCAG GTAAGGGTGGACTGCTTGTCAGCAGATGGCAAAGTGACAGCAACCTCAAGCTATCCAAGCATGTTAAAATtcaaaagccaaccaatccgaATTGTTGAAACCGCGATAAAAAGCATCCCTCTTGTCACTGGTTTTCAATCAGAAGTCCAGAATCTGAAACTTGTCATCAACGATTTCACCGAAGGTTTCGAACCAACGGTATGTTTTAAAGTTGTTCTTGAAAAAAGAGCTGAGTACCAACCAGAAGGCGCAGGTATACCAGAAATATATGCAGCAGCCTTACATGTGGAATCAGAGCTTCCTCAAATAAAGAGAATTATATGGCTTTGGAGAAGAACTGTTTTTGTTTGGATTGGGATTATGTTATTCTTAACTCAGCTAAGTTTCGCTTTGATATTTTGTCGGCCTGTGCTTTTACCAGGAAGAAGGCTAATGACAGTTCTTGGAACTAAAAAGAAtgcccaaaagaacaaaatttcGTGGTAA